The following are encoded together in the Nicotiana tabacum cultivar K326 unplaced genomic scaffold, ASM71507v2 Un00001, whole genome shotgun sequence genome:
- the LOC107809584 gene encoding agamous-like MADS-box protein AGL62, translating to MAKKPSIGRQKIKIAKIEVKNHLQVTFLKRRSGLFKKASELCILCGVEIAIIVFFPVRKVLSFGHLNVESIIDRFLSRNHNPISNSSPHLVEAHQNASVHELNLQLTQILAELEVEKKRGESLDEMRKTSQSQYCWEAPISKLTLHELEQLTDSMVVLKKNVTNQASKFMVETTANSSSYFRVNGNWIFDSYDIKPAQNMVASNNLHNHNFGVDSAGLF from the coding sequence ATGGCAAAGAAACCTAGCATTGGTCGTCAAAAgatcaaaattgccaaaatagAGGTTAAAAATCATCTTCAAGTTACCTTCTTAAAACGTCGTTCTGGTCTTTTCAAAAAAGCTAGCGAACTATGCATACTTTGTGGTGTTGAAATAGCTATCATAGTTTTTTTTCCTGTAAGAAAAGTTTTATCTTTTGGTCACCTTAATGTTGAGTCCATTATCGATAGATTCCTGTCAAGAAATCATAATCCAATTTCTAATTCATCACCTCATCTTGTTGAGGCTCATCAAAATGCTAGTGTTCATGAGCTCAATTTGCAATTAACTCAGATTCTTGCTGAGCTTGAAGTTGAGAAGAAAAGAGGAGAATCACTTGATGAAATGAGAAAAACTAGTCAAAGTCAATATTGTTGGGAAGCTCCTATAAGTAAACTTACTTTGCATGAACTTGAACAACTAACTGATTCAATGGTGGTTTTAAAAAAGAATGTGACAAATCAAGCAAGCAAGTTTATGGTTGAGACTACTGCTAACTCTTCTTCTTATTTTCGTGTTAATGGTAATTGGATTTTTGACAGCTATGATATCAAGCCAGCTCAAAACATGGTTGCTTCAAATAATCTTCATAACCATAACTTTGGTGTTGATTCAGctggattattttaa
- the LOC142178802 gene encoding agamous-like MADS-box protein AGL62, protein MEVSNSSLHLVDAHRNASVRELNLQLTQILAELEIEKKRGESLDQMRETSQSQYWWEAPISQLGLHELEQLKESMEVLKKNVTNQASKFMVETTANSSSYFGVNGNGIFDSYDIKPAQNMVASNNLHNHNFGFDSAGLF, encoded by the coding sequence ATGGAGGTTTCTAATTCATCGCTTCATCTTGTTGATGCCCATCGAAATGCTAGTGTTCGTGAGCTCAATTTGCAATTAACTCAGATTCTTGCTGAGCTTGAAATTGAGAAGAAAAGAGGAGAATCACTTGATCAAATGAGGGAAACTAGTCAAAGTCAATATTGGTGGGAAGCTCCTATAAGTCAACTTGGTTTGCATGAACTTGAACAATTAAAGGAATCCATGGAGGTGTTAAAAAAGAATGTGACAAATCAAGCAAGCAAGTTTATGGTTGAGACTACTGCTAACTCTTCTTCTTATTTTGGTGTTAATGGTAATGGGATTTTTGACAGCTATGATATTAAGCCAGCTCAAAACATGGTTGCTTCAAATAATCTTCATAACCATAACTTTGGATTTGATTCAGCTGGATTGTTTTAA